The DNA segment CCTCGTTTGCCCGCGGCCGCAAGGTCAAGTTCTTCGAACGGGGCCGACCGCTCCTGGGCACCACCTGCGGTCTGATGGACGACGGGGCGCTCGGCGTGCAGCTGCGGGACGGTGAGCGCAAGGCGCTCTACCACGGCGAAATATTCGAATACTGAACGGGATGTGACATCATGGTGACCGGCTTCTTCAACAAGCTCAAACACGCGGTCAAGAACACCAAGGACCAGTTGGTGGGCCGCATCGAGAACCTGATCCTGGGCGAGAAGCAGTTCAGCGCCTCGACGCTGGAGCAGCTCGAGACCATCCTCATCGGCGCCGACATCGGGGTCAAGACCACCGAGGAGATCCTGGACCGCGTCCGGCAGGCGGTCTCCCGCGACGCCCTGCACGATTTCGACACTCTGGCCGGCCTGATCAAGGGCACCCTGCTCGAGATCCTCTCCCAGCCCGCCGCGGCGCCGGCGGGCCCGGCCAAGCCGGGGCCGGCCAAACCGATGCCGGTCGCCCCGCTGGACGGTCAGCCGCGGGTGGTGTTCATCGTGGGCGTCAACGGCGTGGGCAAGACCACCACCATCGGCAAGCTGGCGCACCGGCTCAGCCAAGCCGGCCGGAAGGTGGTCATCTGCGCCTCCGACACTTTCCGCGCCGCGGCCATCGAGCAGGTGGAGATCTGGGCCCAGCGCTCCGGCGCGTCGCTGATCAAGAAGAGCCAGGGCGCCGACCCCGCTGCGGTGCTGCACGATTCGCTGGACGTCGCCGCGCGGGACCGCGCCGACGTGGTCATCGTGGACACCGCCGGCCGGCTCCACACCAAAACCAACCTGATGAAGGAGTTGGAAAAGATGCACCGCCTGGCCGCCAAGCGGGTGCCGGGAGCCCCCCACGATGTCTACCTCATCATCGACGCCACCACCGGCCAAAACGGCCTGGTCCAGGCCCGCGAATTTCTCAAGACCACGGGCGTCACGGGACTCATCGTGACGAAGCTCGACGGCACCGCCAAGGGGGGGGTCGTCGTGGCGATCGCCCGCGAGCTCCGGCTGCCCATCCGCTACGTGGGCGTAGGCGAGAAAATGGAAGATCTCATCGACTTCAGTCCCGAGGACTTCGTCGAATCCCTCTTCGCTTCTTAGTCTCTTTCGTAATCATGATTTGTAATCGCAATCGTGCTCGTAATCGTCATCGAGGCTCGGGGCTCGATGCTCAGTAGCGTTTCACGGGCTTCGGAAACAGGTGCTGGGACCTGGGTGCTGGATCCCAGAACCCAGATCATAGTAACCATTCACCCGTTCACTCATTCACCGACTCACCGATTCACCGATTCCCTCTTCCTCCCACGCTTCGACGATTGCGCGCAGCTCCGCCACCGCCGCCACCGGCGCCGGCCCCACTGCCGTCTCTTCAGACAGGATGAAGCCGGTGGCGCCATGCATCAGGGCGTAGTGGAGCGCCGCCCGCTCCGCCCGGGTC comes from the Acidobacteriota bacterium genome and includes:
- a CDS encoding pyruvate kinase, whose translation is ARGDLGTQVPPARLPGIERRLLEAARAAGKGMFLAGGLLPSGAAGQAVTRAERAALHYALMHGATGFILSEETAVGPAPVAAVAELRAIVEAWEEEGIGESVSR
- the ftsY gene encoding signal recognition particle-docking protein FtsY, whose protein sequence is MVTGFFNKLKHAVKNTKDQLVGRIENLILGEKQFSASTLEQLETILIGADIGVKTTEEILDRVRQAVSRDALHDFDTLAGLIKGTLLEILSQPAAAPAGPAKPGPAKPMPVAPLDGQPRVVFIVGVNGVGKTTTIGKLAHRLSQAGRKVVICASDTFRAAAIEQVEIWAQRSGASLIKKSQGADPAAVLHDSLDVAARDRADVVIVDTAGRLHTKTNLMKELEKMHRLAAKRVPGAPHDVYLIIDATTGQNGLVQAREFLKTTGVTGLIVTKLDGTAKGGVVVAIARELRLPIRYVGVGEKMEDLIDFSPEDFVESLFAS